From the Halodesulfovibrio aestuarii DSM 17919 = ATCC 29578 genome, one window contains:
- a CDS encoding OmpH family outer membrane protein, giving the protein MRNILLAVVACTFLFASSAVAAKYGEVDFGVIAKDSEPALAIAKAMKQTFGVEDKKLRDDKVAFDAKVKEFRVQSQALSEDARKTKTEELRKEESALLQRQRKFVERARAAEQSALRDMSALMLEATREYGRKNGYEMIIAKAQGAVLYLKNPVDVTKQVMVVVNRIYRTKLDKFKAEQKKAKKAKK; this is encoded by the coding sequence ATGCGTAATATTCTTTTAGCAGTAGTGGCTTGTACCTTTCTTTTTGCTTCATCTGCGGTAGCTGCAAAATATGGTGAAGTTGATTTTGGAGTCATCGCTAAAGATTCTGAACCAGCATTGGCGATTGCCAAGGCTATGAAGCAGACTTTTGGCGTTGAAGATAAAAAACTTAGAGACGATAAAGTTGCTTTTGATGCAAAAGTAAAAGAATTTCGCGTTCAGAGCCAGGCTCTTTCCGAGGATGCTCGAAAAACTAAAACGGAGGAGCTTCGTAAAGAAGAAAGTGCTCTCCTTCAGCGCCAGCGGAAGTTTGTAGAGCGTGCGCGTGCTGCAGAACAGTCTGCTCTTCGCGATATGTCTGCTCTTATGCTTGAAGCTACCCGCGAGTACGGTCGTAAAAATGGTTACGAAATGATTATCGCAAAAGCGCAGGGTGCAGTTTTGTACCTTAAGAATCCAGTAGATGTAACCAAACAGGTGATGGTTGTTGTTAACCGTATCTACCGAACAAAACTCGATAAATTTAAAGCTGAACAGAAAAAAGCTAAAAAAGCTAAAAAATAA
- the lpxD gene encoding UDP-3-O-(3-hydroxymyristoyl)glucosamine N-acyltransferase, giving the protein MLLSTIAQNLGLEFAGDDLEITGVNTLDDALETELSFLANPKYSSKLAETNAGAVVCTADQVANVQRALISENPYFDFARCVAMFAKPQGEMKGISELAFIDPTAIIADNVTVYPHVFVGPRATIGSGTVLFPGCYVGEDSTVGSDCILYPNVVLMAETTLGDDCIIHAGVVLGGDGFGFAPTEFGVQKIPQIGNVTIGNDVEIGANTTIDRAVLGSTSVGDATKIDNLVMLGHNVEMGSNCLIVSQVGISGSTKVGNGVVMAGQAGIAGHLTIGDGATVGPKTGVGKDIPAGVTMAGMPAMEKGIFMRHTTLSPKIPDLFKRVKQLEKEIEALKK; this is encoded by the coding sequence ATGCTGCTTTCTACAATCGCACAAAATCTTGGTCTTGAGTTTGCTGGTGATGATCTTGAAATAACTGGCGTAAACACCCTTGATGATGCACTGGAAACAGAACTTAGTTTTTTAGCTAATCCTAAGTATTCCTCTAAGCTTGCAGAAACTAACGCAGGTGCAGTTGTTTGTACTGCTGATCAGGTAGCGAATGTCCAGCGCGCGCTTATTAGTGAAAACCCGTATTTCGACTTTGCTCGTTGCGTTGCCATGTTTGCTAAGCCTCAGGGCGAGATGAAGGGAATATCAGAACTCGCCTTCATCGATCCAACTGCAATAATTGCTGATAACGTAACTGTGTATCCGCATGTCTTTGTCGGCCCGCGTGCTACTATCGGATCCGGAACGGTTCTTTTCCCCGGATGTTATGTCGGGGAAGATTCAACTGTTGGATCTGACTGTATTCTGTACCCTAATGTTGTGCTTATGGCTGAAACAACTCTCGGTGATGACTGCATTATCCATGCAGGCGTCGTACTTGGTGGTGATGGTTTTGGTTTTGCTCCAACAGAGTTTGGCGTACAGAAAATTCCACAGATCGGTAACGTAACTATCGGTAACGATGTGGAAATTGGTGCAAACACCACCATTGACCGCGCCGTGCTTGGCTCTACAAGCGTAGGCGACGCAACAAAAATTGATAATCTTGTTATGCTCGGGCATAATGTTGAGATGGGCAGCAACTGCCTTATTGTGTCACAGGTAGGTATTTCCGGTTCCACCAAAGTTGGTAACGGTGTTGTTATGGCAGGACAGGCTGGTATTGCCGGTCATCTGACCATTGGCGACGGCGCAACTGTTGGTCCAAAAACTGGAGTAGGAAAAGACATTCCGGCCGGAGTAACGATGGCTGGTATGCCGGCGATGGAAAAGGGGATTTTCATGCGTCATACAACTCTTTCTCCTAAAATTCCTGATCTGTTTAAACGAGTAAAACAGCTTGAAAAAGAAATCGAAGCGTTGAAAAAATAG
- the fabZ gene encoding 3-hydroxyacyl-ACP dehydratase FabZ: MTATEQNILDIRQILDLLPHRYPFLLVDRVLDYTPLESIDAYKNVTMNEPFFQGHFPGIPVMPGVLIMEALAQAGGLLVLKSTDMPLEDKLFLFTGMEKVRFRRPVYPGDKLELKCRLIRHKLKLWKMEGKAYVDGVLAAEAEMTAAIMNKEDM, from the coding sequence ATGACAGCCACCGAACAGAATATTTTGGACATCCGTCAGATCCTTGATCTGCTTCCACATAGATATCCTTTTTTGCTTGTAGACCGTGTTCTAGACTACACTCCGCTCGAGTCCATTGATGCGTATAAAAACGTTACAATGAACGAGCCGTTCTTTCAGGGACACTTTCCCGGAATTCCTGTAATGCCGGGTGTGCTTATTATGGAAGCGCTTGCTCAGGCAGGTGGACTTCTCGTGCTCAAAAGTACGGATATGCCACTTGAAGATAAGTTGTTCCTGTTTACAGGTATGGAGAAAGTTCGTTTCCGTAGACCTGTGTACCCAGGCGATAAGCTTGAGCTTAAGTGCCGTCTTATTCGTCACAAGCTGAAACTGTGGAAGATGGAAGGCAAAGCATATGTTGATGGTGTGCTTGCTGCAGAAGCAGAAATGACAGCCGCTATCATGAATAAGGAGGATATGTAG